Proteins encoded by one window of Geobacter sp. DSM 9736:
- a CDS encoding pyridoxamine 5'-phosphate oxidase family protein has product MVISDEIRKYIENARVAFVASTDEAGAPHLAAGVDLKVQDERTLLFENWFCTTTLRNVALNPRVAVAVTDPDGGRGYQLTGVVRRSIDEAVMNGFAPGAEMPGTPQILVRMVVEVDRVMDFSAGAHTDQPLR; this is encoded by the coding sequence GTGGTCATCAGCGATGAGATCAGGAAATATATAGAGAATGCCAGAGTGGCGTTCGTTGCTTCCACTGACGAGGCGGGCGCGCCACACCTGGCGGCGGGTGTGGACCTGAAGGTGCAGGACGAAAGGACGCTGCTTTTCGAGAACTGGTTCTGCACGACCACCCTGCGCAACGTTGCCCTGAACCCCAGGGTCGCAGTAGCGGTCACGGACCCCGACGGCGGTCGGGGGTATCAACTGACGGGGGTGGTGCGCCGATCCATCGACGAAGCGGTCATGAACGGCTTCGCTCCCGGGGCGGAGATGCCGGGAACGCCGCAGATACTTGTCCGAATGGTGGTCGAGGTGGACAGGGTGATGGATTTTTCGGCAGGAGCGCACACCGATCAGCCTCTGCGTTGA
- a CDS encoding HD-GYP domain-containing protein, with protein MEEYAYKPVIVNCIIPEAFPPVALFTKGSGGNYILYKNSERPFTPEDHQRLARGGTKCMFVHTEDFRDLITYLEENLARFLASDEITEGAKNVILCQISTEYIAEMMEKRTGVDDKLIRCRRLIRHLMAHVTGNAGIFGLMKELASEPRYILEHSVKVAALTMLFHDRHFSIEHDEMIDIGVGGILHDIGMMFLCADILDKPDALSDVEYNTVKKHPVLGHEFLQKVGVDSEVALTVVKHHHEHWDGSGYPGMLRANAIPRSAQVAAICDIYCALTSNRPYRKASSHEEALRIMKDEAGRTFNDELFRRFADLIGN; from the coding sequence ATGGAGGAGTACGCTTACAAGCCCGTTATCGTCAACTGCATCATTCCTGAAGCTTTCCCCCCGGTGGCGCTTTTCACCAAAGGCTCCGGCGGCAACTACATACTCTATAAAAACTCGGAGCGCCCTTTTACGCCGGAGGATCACCAGCGCCTTGCCCGTGGGGGCACGAAGTGCATGTTCGTACACACGGAAGACTTCCGCGACCTCATAACCTACCTGGAGGAAAACCTCGCCCGGTTCCTCGCCAGCGATGAAATCACCGAGGGGGCGAAGAACGTGATCCTTTGCCAGATTTCCACGGAGTACATCGCGGAGATGATGGAAAAGCGGACCGGGGTGGACGACAAGCTTATCCGGTGCCGCAGGCTGATACGTCACCTCATGGCACATGTCACCGGCAACGCCGGTATTTTCGGGCTGATGAAAGAGCTTGCATCGGAGCCCCGGTACATACTGGAACATTCCGTCAAGGTCGCAGCCCTGACCATGCTTTTCCACGACCGGCATTTCTCCATCGAGCATGACGAGATGATCGATATCGGCGTCGGCGGCATCCTCCACGACATCGGCATGATGTTCCTGTGCGCCGACATACTCGACAAGCCCGACGCACTGAGCGATGTCGAGTACAATACCGTCAAGAAGCATCCGGTCCTGGGACATGAGTTCCTGCAGAAAGTGGGCGTTGACAGCGAGGTCGCCCTGACGGTGGTCAAGCATCACCACGAGCATTGGGACGGCAGCGGCTATCCGGGCATGCTCCGCGCCAACGCGATCCCGCGTTCGGCCCAGGTTGCCGCAATCTGCGACATATACTGCGCCCTCACCTCCAATCGCCCCTACCGCAAGGCGTCATCTCACGAAGAGGCTCTCCGGATCATGAAGGACGAAGCCGGACGCACTTTCAACGACGAGCTTTTCAGGCGCTTTGCGGACCTGATTGGCAACTGA
- a CDS encoding YheU family protein gives MAEEIIRVDTEEEQGKPPAEVGIEIPLERINPDTLRNMLAEFVTREWVDEECSLETRIQQVLRQLRERKAKIVYDLGTESWNIVECR, from the coding sequence GTGGCTGAAGAGATAATAAGGGTTGATACTGAGGAGGAGCAGGGGAAGCCTCCGGCAGAGGTGGGGATCGAGATCCCCCTGGAGAGGATAAACCCCGACACGCTGCGGAACATGCTGGCCGAGTTCGTCACCAGGGAGTGGGTGGATGAGGAGTGCTCCCTGGAGACGAGGATTCAACAGGTTCTGCGCCAGCTCCGGGAGCGCAAGGCGAAGATTGTTTATGATCTGGGGACGGAGAGCTGGAATATTGTCGAGTGCCGGTAA
- a CDS encoding type I restriction-modification system subunit M, which produces MALKKSELYSSLWASCDELRGGMDASQYKDYVLVLLFIKYVSDKYAGVPYAPIKIPDGASFKDMVALKGTSDIGDQINKKIIAPLANANKLSDMPDFNDGTKLGSGKEMVDRLTNLIAIFESPALDFSKNRADGDDILGDAYEYLMRHFATESGKSKGQFYTPAEVSRIMAQILGIREAKTTSATTVYDPTCGSGSLLLKVADEARSAVTLYGQEKDATTAGLARMNMILHNNPTALIVQGNTLADPRFNDGGALKTFDYVVANPPFSDKRWSNGIDPLYDPYERFKHLGVPPGKQGDYAYLLHIVRSLKSAGKGACILPHGVLFRGNSEAEIRRNLIRKGYIKGIIGLPANLFYGTGIPACIIVIDKEDAHSRKGIFMIDASSGYMKDGPKNRLRDRDIHKIVDVFNRRSEIPKYARMVSFDEIEKNDFNLNLPRYIDSQQAEDLQDIEGHLKGGIPKADVDALEAYWEVCPQLRQTLFSNNRPGYFDLAVEKAAIKPAIYGHPEFAAFIDHMNALFAEWRDRSAMSLRELQAGCHPKEVIAGLSEELLAHYDRAPLIDPYAVYQHLMDYWAETMQDDCYLIAADGWKAETYRVVETKKGKDGKPGKQVDKGWACDLVPKELIVARYFRKEQEEIDRLAAEVETISATMTELEEEHGGEEGAFSELEKVNKANVAARLKEVKGDKEAKDEAAALGAWLKLANEEANLKKRVKEAEAALDAKACAKYPKLTEDEVKALVVDDKWYAALDAAIHGEMDRVSQALAGRVKELAERYEMPVPRMVERITDLEAKVNAHLERMGFAWN; this is translated from the coding sequence GTGGCACTGAAAAAATCTGAGCTGTATTCTTCCCTGTGGGCCAGTTGCGATGAGTTGCGCGGCGGCATGGATGCCAGCCAATATAAAGACTATGTCCTTGTCCTTCTCTTTATCAAGTACGTGAGTGACAAGTATGCAGGTGTACCTTACGCTCCGATTAAGATCCCCGACGGTGCGAGTTTCAAGGATATGGTCGCCCTTAAGGGGACCAGTGACATCGGGGACCAGATCAACAAAAAGATCATTGCTCCGCTGGCCAACGCAAACAAGCTGTCCGACATGCCCGATTTTAACGACGGCACCAAGCTTGGCAGCGGCAAGGAGATGGTTGACCGCCTCACCAACCTGATTGCTATCTTTGAGAGTCCCGCTCTGGACTTCTCGAAGAACCGTGCGGACGGCGATGACATCCTTGGCGATGCCTATGAGTACCTCATGCGGCATTTCGCCACTGAGAGCGGGAAGAGCAAGGGCCAGTTCTACACGCCTGCCGAGGTCAGCCGGATCATGGCGCAGATCCTGGGGATACGGGAGGCGAAGACTACAAGCGCCACCACCGTGTACGACCCCACCTGCGGCTCTGGTTCCCTCCTTCTGAAAGTTGCGGACGAGGCCCGGTCTGCCGTCACTCTTTACGGGCAGGAAAAGGATGCCACCACCGCCGGTCTTGCCCGCATGAACATGATCCTGCACAACAACCCGACTGCCCTCATCGTTCAGGGGAACACCCTTGCCGACCCTAGGTTCAACGACGGTGGTGCACTCAAGACCTTCGACTACGTCGTCGCCAATCCCCCTTTTTCCGACAAGCGTTGGAGCAACGGCATCGACCCGCTCTACGACCCTTACGAGCGCTTCAAGCACTTGGGCGTGCCTCCTGGAAAGCAGGGGGATTACGCGTATCTCCTCCACATCGTCCGCTCCCTGAAGAGCGCCGGCAAAGGGGCCTGCATTCTGCCGCACGGGGTGCTCTTTCGGGGGAACTCCGAGGCGGAAATACGCCGCAACCTGATCCGCAAGGGTTACATCAAGGGGATCATCGGCCTTCCTGCAAACCTCTTCTACGGCACCGGCATCCCGGCCTGCATCATCGTCATCGACAAGGAAGACGCCCATAGCCGCAAGGGGATCTTCATGATCGATGCCAGCAGCGGCTACATGAAGGACGGTCCCAAGAACCGCCTGCGGGACCGGGATATACACAAGATCGTGGACGTGTTCAATAGACGCTCCGAGATACCGAAGTACGCCAGGATGGTGAGTTTCGACGAGATCGAGAAGAACGACTTCAACCTCAACCTGCCGCGCTACATCGACAGCCAGCAGGCCGAGGATCTCCAGGATATCGAGGGGCATCTGAAGGGGGGCATTCCGAAGGCCGATGTTGATGCGCTAGAAGCATACTGGGAGGTCTGCCCCCAACTCCGACAGACATTGTTCAGCAACAACCGTCCAGGGTACTTTGATCTGGCGGTGGAAAAAGCGGCCATCAAGCCGGCCATCTACGGTCATCCGGAGTTTGCAGCATTCATCGACCACATGAATGCCCTCTTTGCCGAATGGCGGGACCGCAGCGCCATGTCTTTACGGGAGCTGCAGGCGGGCTGCCATCCGAAGGAAGTCATCGCAGGCCTTTCCGAAGAGCTCCTTGCCCATTACGACCGAGCGCCACTCATCGATCCGTACGCTGTCTACCAGCATCTGATGGACTACTGGGCGGAGACGATGCAGGACGATTGCTATCTTATTGCCGCTGACGGCTGGAAGGCGGAGACCTACCGGGTGGTCGAGACGAAAAAGGGGAAGGACGGCAAGCCGGGCAAGCAGGTGGATAAAGGATGGGCCTGCGACCTCGTGCCAAAGGAACTCATCGTCGCCCGGTATTTCCGGAAAGAGCAGGAGGAAATCGACCGGTTGGCGGCAGAGGTTGAGACGATTTCGGCCACGATGACGGAACTGGAAGAGGAGCATGGTGGTGAAGAGGGAGCATTTTCGGAACTGGAGAAGGTGAACAAGGCCAATGTCGCGGCCCGGCTGAAAGAGGTCAAGGGGGACAAAGAGGCGAAGGACGAGGCGGCTGCGCTGGGAGCGTGGCTGAAGCTGGCGAACGAAGAGGCGAACCTGAAGAAGCGGGTAAAGGAAGCCGAGGCGGCGCTGGATGCAAAGGCATGTGCGAAATATCCCAAACTCACCGAAGATGAGGTAAAGGCACTGGTAGTTGATGATAAGTGGTATGCAGCCCTTGATGCCGCAATACATGGTGAGATGGACCGGGTAAGCCAGGCGCTTGCGGGGCGGGTGAAGGAACTGGCTGAGCGGTATGAAATGCCGGTGCCACGAATGGTTGAGCGCATCACAGACCTTGAGGCGAAGGTCAATGCACACCTTGAGAGGATGGGGTTTGCATGGAATTGA